DNA from Brucella melitensis bv. 1 str. 16M:
GGCCTTTGGTGGTGCAAATATTGCTGGCAAGCGGCATATCGGTATCGTTCGATTGCATCAGTTTGCGCAGGAATGCGCCTGAGGGATCATAAACGCAATTGCAGCTCATGCGGATGGCGAAGGCGACCAAATCCTTTTCAAGATTTTCGCCGGTCTGCGGAAAGGTGGCGAGCACCGCAAGGAGGCTTGCGCTCATGCGCTTGATGGCATCATCGATAACCGCGGCCAGCAGGGCTTCCTTGTCGCGATAGTGATTATAGATCGTTTGCCGCGAAACACCCGCCTCGCTTGCTATCAGGTCGATGCTGGCGCCCTGATAGCCGTCGCGGTAAAAAACGCGCGCGGCAGAGCACAGGATGAAGTCGCGCTTCATGCA
Protein-coding regions in this window:
- a CDS encoding TetR/AcrR family transcriptional regulator, which translates into the protein MKPTDIFDAAPLPDKRTMAGKGSNPPAIKPGQCMKRDFILCSAARVFYRDGYQGASIDLIASEAGVSRQTIYNHYRDKEALLAAVIDDAIKRMSASLLAVLATFPQTGENLEKDLVAFAIRMSCNCVYDPSGAFLRKLMQSNDTDMPLASNICTTKGPAQAIPAIAACLSRLALAGHLRIDDPHLAARHFLALINADTQYHTLAGQSIDDSIIEKSAINGVRTFLRAFGTEFARRETLLAQ